In one window of Porites lutea chromosome 8, jaPorLute2.1, whole genome shotgun sequence DNA:
- the LOC140945655 gene encoding cilia-and flagella-associated protein 96-like has protein sequence MAKLDTKNDLNRVGLFSELGYISIGDPYKRQSTNFNLAAHKGKQMLPGGSKTRSALQAGYFDQKFNRIMEGEAFSDPVKRRRQQKLKSSKLNLGKAFVPSNGEKLPSGAGNHYGTFSGPINAFSPVSKGKKAADSPGKNFLTNPPKKGTGYGYLHVTIGAPPKYMSDAYERARELRKKEMEASFKARKGGPYKLNLHPKAFFDGNPYKSDRPLPPLKETRKQPEGLKPFKPSSPPKEIGGMKAGCFDNYPSHSEDPYMVKKKKASDAEKRIFRPSQGPKSTPMRSIINQNVHRRINNLNFRQPVTVSI, from the exons ATGGCAAAGCTCGACACGAAAAACGATCTGAACCGCGTTGGTTTGTTCTCAGAGCTTGGATACATTTCGATTGGCGACCCTTACAAGCGGCAAAGCACAA ATTTCAATCTGGCAGCTCACAAAGGAAAACAGATGCTCCCTGGGGGAAGTAAAACAAGATCAGCACTTCAAGCAGGATACTTTGATCAAAAATTCAATAGAATAATGGAAGGTGAAGCATTCTCTGATCCAGTAAAGCGAAGACGACAACAAAAACTCAAAAGCTCAAAGCTTAACTTAGGAAAGGCTTTTGTTCCAAGCAATGGAGAGAAACTACC TTCAGGGGCTGGAAATCATTATGGAACATTCAGTGGACCCATCAATGCCTTCAGTCCGGTTTCAAAAGGGAAGAAAGCAGCAGATTCACCAGGAAAGAACTTCCTAACAAATCCACCAAAGAAAGGAACCGGTTATGGCTATCTTCACGTCACCATTGGTGCCCCTCCAAAATACATGTCAGATGCTTATGAACGTGCCAGAGAATTAAGAAAG AAAGAAATGGAAGCAAGTTTTAAAGCAAGAAAAGGAGGACCATATAAACTTAATCTCCACCCAAAAGCCTTTTTTGATGGAAATCCATACAAAAGTGACAGAC CACTTCCACCactgaaagaaacaagaaaacaaccaGAGGGCCTTAAACCTTTTAAACCTAGTTCTCCACCCAAAGAG ATTGGTGGCATGAAGGCTGGATGCTTTGACAATTATCCATCACACTCTGAAGATCCTTACATggtaaaaaagaagaaagcaagTGACGCAGAAAAAAGAATCTTCAGACCCTCACAGGGTCCCAAATCAACACCAATGCGATCAATTATCAATCAAAATGTACACAGACGAATCAACAACTTAAATTTCAGGCAGCCTGTTACTGTATCAATTTAA
- the LOC140945656 gene encoding thioredoxin domain-containing protein 15-like: MAGKLSSVLRLYCILFAIPVCYPAEDSGILPESDVIKAEVEESSGPMDINDTMLEEAIQTMNKTTIVDVNNGTISEENSLQFENASEVVNTTNSTSASSELPKYFCKGRNNSLGNGSVEQRVIIVKADELMQWINTTEDNETDTCAVVLFYTEYCPFCAKLAPLYNALGRVYNNLPVLAVDAYKQHSLNTRFGIVAVPTILLFHTGKPVLKFNSSVSLDDMRNFIKNNTGVEGNFTVQISEEDYLGPLKNKPVDETDYYLLLSVLFLFTFGVVMFGKSSYRQLLLDRIQAINWQRFFHWFSREKQE; encoded by the exons ATGGCGGGCAAATTATCAAGTGTACTTCGGCTATATTGTATTCTTTTTGCCATCCCTGTGTGCTATCCTGCCGAAGATAGTGGAATTTTACCTGAAAGTGACGTTATAAAAG CTGAGGTCGAAGAGAGCTCTGGTCCAATGGACATTAATGACACAATGTTAGAGGAAGCCATCCAAACAATGAACAAAACGACCATCGTAGATGTGAATAATGGCACCATTTCCGAAGAAAACTCTTTGCAATTTGAAAACGCCTCAGAAGTTGTCAACACTACCAATTCAACTAGTGCGAGTTCCGAATTGCCAAAATACTTCTGCAAGGGCCGGAATAACTCACTAGGCAACGGTTCTGTTGAGCAGAGGGTGATAATCGTTAAGGCAGACGAGCTGATGCAGTGGATTAACACGACAGAGGACAATGAAACCGATACTTGTGCAGTTGTACTGTTTTATACTGAGTATTGCCCATTCTGTGCAAAGCTTGCTCCACTGTATAATGCTCTGGGCAGAGTTTACAACAATCTTCCTGTTCTGGCAGTAGATGCGTACAAGCAGCATAG CTTAAATACTCGGTTTGGAATTGTTGCTGTGCCTACCATTCTGTTATTTCATACAGGGAAGCCTGTTTTGAAATTCAACAGTTCAGTTTCCTTGGATGATATGAGAAACTTTATCAAGAATAACACAG GTGTTGAGGGAAATTTCACGGTGCAGATATCTGAGGAAGATTACCTTGGTCCACTAAAAAACAAACCAGTTGATGAAACAGATTATTATTTGCTACTCTCTGTGCTCTTTCTGTTCACATTTGGGGTTGTCATGTTTGGAAAATCTAGTTACAGGCAGCTACTGTTGGATAGGATTCAAGCAATCAACTGGCAGAGATTTTTTCATTGGTTCAGCAGAGAGAAACAGGAGTAg